The following proteins are encoded in a genomic region of Acidobacteriota bacterium:
- a CDS encoding 5'-nucleotidase C-terminal domain-containing protein, with product MFNRSAIVIFVFLLSSFAFGQNVRVTFLHVNDVYQFAPVEGGKKGGLARLLTLRKQAIAENPNTIFTLGGDTVSPSVETRTYKGAQMIDAWNAVGLDYAVFGNHEFDIKTPELLARMKESKFTWLGANIIDTKTGKIFGDTPPFVVKEIGGIKIGIVAFLLPETKQTSSMEDSLAVTDYCSLAKKLVTEMRKKAKVNAVVGLTHLSMTQDKELAKCAQFDLILGGHEHSLLQSSSNGTPIFKMTADAREMGKFNLNFDSRTKQLVSLDWEIIPVTDKIADAPEFAPVFEKYRGLLEQLAVRVGATSVQLDALSHSNRQKETNVGNFIAEAYRNAAGADIGFVNGGSIRADLTYEPGVLTKRDVLSILPFNNPIVKVEMAGKVLKQILEHGVARSGPGEDSEPERFPQVSGVRFEYDTTKPAGSRVVSVTVGGAPLDEAKTYTVATSDFLVSRSGDGYTMFKDGKLLTNAATAPKDSDMFEAAIKSSPNATISPVLDGRIKRIN from the coding sequence ATGTTTAATAGATCAGCGATCGTCATTTTTGTATTCCTCCTTTCGTCATTCGCATTCGGGCAAAACGTCCGTGTTACGTTTCTCCACGTCAATGATGTATACCAATTCGCACCTGTCGAAGGCGGAAAAAAAGGCGGCCTCGCGCGGCTTTTGACGCTAAGGAAACAGGCGATTGCAGAAAATCCGAATACGATCTTCACGCTTGGCGGCGATACCGTTTCGCCATCGGTCGAAACGCGAACATATAAAGGAGCACAGATGATCGACGCCTGGAATGCGGTCGGTCTCGACTACGCGGTTTTCGGCAATCATGAATTCGACATCAAGACGCCTGAACTGCTCGCCCGGATGAAGGAATCGAAATTCACGTGGCTTGGCGCGAACATCATTGATACCAAAACCGGCAAGATCTTTGGAGATACTCCGCCATTTGTGGTCAAAGAGATCGGCGGTATCAAGATCGGCATAGTCGCGTTCTTGCTGCCTGAAACAAAGCAAACATCGTCAATGGAGGATAGCCTGGCCGTCACCGATTATTGCAGCCTTGCCAAAAAGCTGGTCACGGAAATGCGAAAAAAGGCAAAGGTCAACGCCGTGGTCGGCCTGACGCATCTTTCGATGACACAGGACAAGGAACTGGCGAAATGTGCCCAATTCGACCTTATTCTGGGCGGCCACGAGCATTCTCTTCTTCAATCATCGTCGAACGGTACACCGATCTTCAAAATGACCGCCGATGCCCGTGAAATGGGCAAATTCAATCTGAACTTTGACTCCCGGACAAAGCAGCTCGTTAGTCTGGATTGGGAGATCATACCCGTGACGGACAAGATCGCCGATGCACCGGAATTCGCACCTGTATTTGAAAAATACCGCGGCCTGCTCGAACAGCTCGCTGTCAGGGTCGGAGCGACATCAGTGCAGCTTGACGCTCTCTCGCACTCGAACCGGCAAAAGGAGACGAACGTCGGCAATTTTATCGCCGAAGCATATCGCAACGCGGCCGGTGCTGATATCGGTTTTGTTAACGGCGGTTCGATCCGGGCCGATCTGACCTACGAGCCCGGCGTGCTGACAAAACGCGACGTTCTTTCGATATTGCCGTTCAACAATCCGATCGTTAAGGTCGAGATGGCCGGCAAGGTTCTCAAACAGATCCTCGAACACGGCGTCGCCCGCAGCGGCCCCGGCGAGGATTCGGAACCGGAAAGGTTTCCGCAGGTTTCGGGCGTAAGGTTTGAATACGACACCACCAAGCCGGCCGGCAGCCGTGTTGTTTCTGTCACGGTCGGCGGAGCACCGCTCGACGAGGCAAAAACATACACGGTCGCAACGTCCGATTTTCTCGTGTCTCGATCGGGCGACGGCTATACGATGTTCAAGGATGGCAAGCTGTTGACCAATGCCGCAACTGCTCCGAAAGACTCGGACATGTTCGAGGCCGCGATCAAATCATCGCCGAATGCAACGATCTCACCGGTCCTCGACGGCCGTATTAAGCGGATCAACTAG
- a CDS encoding tryptophan 2,3-dioxygenase — MANEYGQDSLLSYNEYLKVPQLIDLQTTLSEPTSHDELLFIVIHQTYELWFKQILHELDATIKWLGEGRPFRVNHSLRAVTSIEKVLVSQIHILESMAQIGFLEFRDKLNPASGFQSMQFREVEFISGQKDEKILEFFKFDEYAYLRLKERFHQPSLGDAFWALLSQQGFAVADRDEKVASIVEILTHPEQNADLFIMQDLLIDHDENISLWRYHHVLMVERMLGMKRGTGGSEGVGYLMTTLTKKFFPEIWEARTHLKAGTPA, encoded by the coding sequence ATGGCAAACGAATACGGACAAGACAGCCTGCTTTCTTACAACGAATATCTCAAGGTTCCGCAGCTCATCGATCTCCAGACGACGCTTTCGGAACCGACCAGCCACGACGAACTGCTCTTCATCGTCATTCATCAGACCTATGAGCTCTGGTTCAAACAGATACTGCACGAGCTAGACGCGACGATAAAATGGCTCGGCGAAGGCCGCCCGTTCCGCGTCAACCACAGCCTCAGGGCGGTGACTTCGATCGAAAAGGTGCTGGTCTCGCAGATACACATTCTCGAATCGATGGCGCAGATCGGCTTTCTTGAGTTCCGCGACAAACTCAATCCGGCCAGCGGTTTTCAGTCGATGCAGTTTCGCGAAGTTGAGTTCATCTCCGGGCAAAAGGACGAGAAGATACTTGAGTTCTTCAAGTTTGATGAGTACGCCTATTTGAGGCTGAAGGAACGTTTTCACCAGCCGAGCCTCGGCGACGCATTTTGGGCATTGCTCTCGCAGCAGGGATTTGCGGTCGCCGACCGTGACGAGAAGGTCGCCTCGATCGTCGAGATCCTGACGCATCCTGAGCAGAACGCCGATCTTTTTATCATGCAGGACCTTTTGATCGACCATGACGAGAACATATCGCTCTGGCGGTATCACCATGTCCTGATGGTCGAACGCATGTTGGGGATGAAACGCGGCACCGGCGGCAGCGAAGGCGTCGGCTATTTAATGACAACACTCACAAAGAAATTCTTTCCCGAGATCTGGGAAGCCAGGACTCACTTGAAAGCCGGAACACCGGCATAA
- a CDS encoding cold-shock protein: MPKAIGKVKWFNNAKGYGFIEQPGEQDIFVHYSAITGDGYKTLIQGQDVEYEVTNGPKGPQAENVATVD; this comes from the coding sequence ATGCCGAAAGCAATAGGCAAGGTCAAATGGTTTAACAATGCCAAGGGTTACGGATTTATCGAGCAGCCCGGCGAACAGGACATATTTGTCCATTACAGTGCTATCACGGGGGACGGCTACAAGACCCTGATACAGGGCCAAGATGTCGAATATGAAGTGACCAACGGACCGAAGGGCCCGCAGGCCGAGAACGTCGCGACGGTCGACTAA
- a CDS encoding carboxypeptidase regulatory-like domain-containing protein — MKKLKSLRIPSIRSLFLAGAVLSIGVFTLAAVLTRPADPKSKFLKKEKGEGGKKKDGPAERLEQEIRMTKDPALGYVPTERLLAAKEYKDALMRDNIAPISGVTWKEQGPNNVGGRTRAIMVDPNDGTGNTVWAGSVGGGLWKTTNMNSATPNWAPVNDLFGNLAVTSIAYDPSNTQVMYFATGEGYFNLDAIQGFGVWKTTNGGTSWVQLASTTGAAFNFCHKVVVNSTGIVFVATGTGGVQRSANGGSTFTKVLGTGLGITGAASNRSYDVEVASNGDVYGSLDGSIHKSTNAGVTFAAAQTLPIAGSRIEIACAPNDSNYVYALVENGSAVNGILRTVDGGTTWTSRTEPADADPGVGTTDFSRGQAWYDLAIAVDPNNRNRLYVGGIDLFVSGDGAGTWTQVAHWYGGFGFQYVHADQHNIVFQNGSSSIAYFVNDGGVYRTTNAETAAPTIDARSGNYRTAQFYAAAMHPTALTTYYLAGAQDNGTQQFNTSGPQATVEVTGGDGAFTHIDQDEPQFQFTQYVYNDYYRSNDGGASWTNFSTGGGQFINPTDYDDVNDKLYASNGNNNYLRWDNPQTGGTFVTVAVAAFNSYVSAVKVSPNTANVVFFGTGAGRVVRVDSANTGAPTSTNISTGLPAGGYVSSVEVETGNDNHLLVTYSNYGVNSIWESTNGGTSWTSVEGNLPDMPIRWVLFNPNNSDQAIIATELGVWSTDNLNGGSTVWGASNSGLANVRVDMLQVRQSDKYVIAATHGRGLYASDLFTSPTALFNSNNRVTYVGQPVYFNSSSYQATSWSWDFGDGSALNTLENPGHLYQTAGKFTVTLTINGGASSVTKTQYIHVLPNRGTPYAPSDGGGFETNPDDFGVNTVAGTAWQRGNSAVAGKNGTNGGSSAWVTGLVGNYVDNSDSSLLTPNYNFTAAGTYTLRFSTKFATETGFDGFRVEYTLDKGATWTTLGTAVAANWYNNANNSGSTSFPANEAFFSGSQAVYALKTRDVSFLAGNASVAFRFKFRSDVTVPAAGVAVDDFDIVGPVNAPMAPTAAGASISGRVTTADGRGIVNAAITITGNSLQQPKRVKTSSFGYYFIDGLQAGETYVVTINSKRYTFSVPSRVISLNDSVGDIDFAAEQ, encoded by the coding sequence ATGAAAAAGCTAAAGTCGCTACGTATTCCGTCAATCCGTTCACTCTTTCTCGCCGGTGCAGTTCTTTCGATCGGTGTATTTACGCTCGCTGCAGTTCTAACGCGGCCGGCCGATCCTAAGTCAAAGTTTCTCAAAAAGGAAAAAGGCGAAGGCGGGAAGAAGAAGGACGGCCCGGCAGAGCGGCTCGAGCAGGAAATCAGGATGACGAAAGATCCTGCGCTCGGATATGTGCCTACGGAGCGGTTACTGGCGGCGAAAGAGTATAAGGATGCGCTGATGCGCGACAACATCGCACCGATCAGCGGTGTGACCTGGAAAGAACAGGGGCCGAACAACGTAGGCGGGCGAACTCGTGCGATCATGGTCGACCCAAATGACGGCACAGGCAACACGGTCTGGGCGGGCAGCGTCGGCGGCGGTCTGTGGAAGACGACGAACATGAACTCCGCAACGCCCAATTGGGCTCCGGTCAATGATCTGTTCGGCAATCTGGCTGTGACATCAATTGCCTACGACCCGTCGAATACACAGGTAATGTATTTCGCCACCGGCGAGGGCTATTTCAACCTTGACGCCATTCAGGGGTTTGGTGTGTGGAAAACCACAAATGGCGGTACGTCCTGGGTACAGTTGGCATCAACGACGGGAGCCGCGTTCAACTTTTGCCATAAAGTGGTGGTCAACAGTACCGGAATCGTATTTGTGGCGACCGGAACCGGCGGCGTTCAGCGTTCGGCAAACGGCGGATCGACCTTTACTAAAGTTCTCGGCACTGGCCTTGGGATCACCGGTGCCGCCAGTAATAGATCATATGATGTCGAAGTAGCGAGCAACGGCGACGTCTATGGATCACTCGATGGTTCGATCCATAAGTCGACCAATGCCGGAGTTACGTTTGCAGCAGCACAAACATTGCCGATCGCAGGGTCGAGGATCGAAATTGCGTGTGCGCCGAACGATTCAAATTACGTTTACGCCCTTGTCGAAAACGGTAGTGCGGTAAACGGCATCTTGCGAACTGTGGATGGCGGCACGACGTGGACTTCGAGGACCGAGCCGGCGGATGCCGATCCGGGAGTCGGAACAACGGATTTTTCTCGGGGGCAGGCGTGGTACGACCTCGCGATAGCGGTCGACCCAAACAATCGTAATCGACTATACGTCGGCGGCATCGACCTTTTTGTCAGCGGTGACGGTGCCGGCACATGGACGCAGGTCGCTCATTGGTACGGCGGATTTGGTTTTCAATACGTTCATGCCGACCAGCACAATATCGTTTTTCAGAACGGTAGTTCGTCGATCGCCTATTTTGTTAATGATGGAGGTGTCTATCGTACAACGAACGCTGAAACGGCTGCGCCAACGATCGACGCCCGCAGCGGTAACTACAGAACTGCTCAATTCTATGCTGCAGCGATGCATCCGACGGCACTGACCACATATTATCTCGCCGGTGCACAGGACAATGGAACTCAGCAATTCAATACGTCGGGGCCGCAGGCGACGGTCGAGGTCACCGGTGGCGACGGGGCCTTTACTCACATTGACCAGGACGAGCCGCAGTTTCAATTTACGCAGTATGTTTACAACGATTACTATCGTTCGAATGATGGCGGGGCCTCATGGACCAATTTCAGTACGGGAGGCGGACAGTTCATCAACCCGACGGACTACGACGATGTGAATGACAAGCTTTATGCCTCCAACGGCAACAACAACTACTTGCGATGGGATAATCCTCAAACAGGCGGTACGTTCGTGACAGTTGCCGTTGCCGCATTCAACTCTTACGTCTCGGCGGTAAAGGTTTCGCCAAACACTGCAAACGTAGTCTTTTTCGGAACCGGAGCCGGACGTGTTGTACGAGTAGATTCGGCCAATACAGGAGCTCCGACCAGTACGAACATAAGTACAGGTCTGCCTGCCGGGGGATATGTCTCGAGTGTCGAGGTTGAAACGGGAAATGATAACCACCTCTTGGTGACATATAGTAATTACGGCGTCAACAGCATATGGGAAAGCACGAACGGCGGCACCAGTTGGACCTCGGTCGAAGGCAACCTGCCTGATATGCCGATCCGCTGGGTTTTGTTTAATCCAAATAACAGCGATCAGGCGATCATCGCGACCGAACTCGGCGTTTGGTCAACCGATAACCTGAATGGCGGTTCTACGGTCTGGGGAGCTTCAAATTCGGGACTCGCTAACGTGCGGGTCGATATGCTGCAGGTCCGTCAGAGCGACAAATATGTGATCGCCGCGACCCACGGCCGCGGGCTTTACGCTTCGGATCTGTTTACGTCGCCGACGGCACTTTTCAATTCGAACAATAGGGTCACTTATGTTGGGCAGCCGGTATATTTTAATAGCAGCAGCTACCAGGCGACCTCGTGGTCGTGGGATTTTGGCGACGGCTCGGCCCTAAATACGCTCGAAAACCCGGGACATCTGTATCAAACCGCCGGAAAATTTACGGTAACGTTGACCATCAACGGCGGTGCTTCATCGGTAACAAAGACACAGTATATTCACGTCCTGCCAAACCGCGGAACACCATATGCCCCATCGGACGGCGGCGGATTCGAAACTAACCCGGACGATTTTGGCGTCAACACGGTGGCGGGAACAGCCTGGCAGCGAGGCAATAGTGCAGTTGCCGGCAAAAATGGAACGAACGGCGGCAGCAGTGCATGGGTCACGGGGCTTGTCGGAAACTATGTAGATAATTCGGATTCGAGCCTGTTGACGCCAAACTATAATTTCACAGCGGCCGGAACCTATACATTGCGATTCTCGACAAAATTTGCGACCGAAACAGGCTTCGATGGCTTTCGGGTCGAATACACGCTTGATAAGGGAGCAACGTGGACAACTCTCGGCACGGCGGTTGCCGCTAATTGGTACAACAACGCCAACAACTCCGGTTCGACGTCGTTTCCGGCCAACGAAGCGTTCTTTTCAGGGTCCCAAGCCGTATATGCTCTTAAGACACGGGACGTCTCATTTTTGGCGGGGAATGCTAGTGTTGCATTTCGTTTCAAGTTTAGATCGGATGTTACCGTCCCTGCCGCCGGTGTTGCCGTTGATGATTTTGATATAGTAGGCCCGGTCAATGCACCCATGGCTCCGACGGCAGCGGGTGCGTCGATCTCAGGCCGCGTGACGACGGCAGACGGCAGAGGTATTGTGAACGCCGCGATCACAATCACAGGCAACAGCCTGCAGCAGCCCAAGCGCGTCAAGACATCGTCGTTCGGATACTATTTCATCGATGGCCTGCAGGCCGGAGAGACATATGTCGTGACGATCAATTCGAAACGCTACACATTCTCAGTGCCGAGCCGTGTCATCAGCTTGAACGATAGTGTCGGGGATATTGATTTTGCGGCGGAGCAGTAA
- a CDS encoding L-seryl-tRNA(Sec) selenium transferase, whose product MLRELPSIDELLRSATGVSLLPLAGPMYLTVLARGAVDEMRNQILAGDEDTADVLERCESRLAELWQRSQRDAVCRVINATGVIIHTNLGRAPYSDAAKRAISEVAAGYCTLEYDIKTGNRGRRGSYAEAMIAELTGAESALIVNNCAAAAFLVLSVFGKGGEVIVSRGELVEIGGDFRVPDVLEQSGAALCEVGTTNRTKIADYEKAIGENTRLILRVHPSNYRIVGFTAMPAVSELADLAHKNGIVLYDDIGSGALIDLSKYGLADEPVVADSIRDGADIVSFSGDKLLGGPQAGIIAGRSELIERIRKHPLYRALRVDKLAYAALEATLLSYRRGAAIEEIPVLTMLSATKDEVNAQTIRFAAALRSRVGESSTLNFEILDSRSAVGGGAAPLAMPETVVLAISDSRYSAAELGERLRNSTPAVIGRIEDDKVLLDLRTVGEADEELLNVLSRV is encoded by the coding sequence ATGCTTCGTGAGCTGCCGTCAATAGATGAATTGCTGCGCTCGGCCACGGGCGTATCGCTGCTTCCGCTTGCCGGGCCGATGTATTTGACTGTGCTGGCCCGTGGTGCGGTCGATGAAATGCGGAACCAGATCCTTGCTGGCGATGAAGATACGGCGGATGTTTTAGAGCGATGCGAATCACGTCTTGCCGAATTGTGGCAGCGGTCTCAGCGTGATGCCGTATGCCGTGTGATCAATGCGACCGGCGTGATCATTCATACAAACCTCGGCCGTGCACCTTATTCCGATGCAGCAAAGCGGGCGATCAGCGAGGTGGCCGCCGGTTACTGCACGCTCGAATACGATATCAAGACCGGCAACCGCGGGCGTCGCGGCTCGTATGCCGAGGCGATGATCGCCGAGCTGACCGGAGCCGAGTCGGCGTTGATCGTCAATAATTGTGCGGCGGCTGCATTTTTGGTGCTGTCGGTATTTGGAAAGGGCGGCGAAGTGATCGTTTCTCGCGGTGAACTGGTCGAGATCGGTGGTGATTTTCGTGTGCCGGATGTTTTAGAACAATCAGGTGCCGCACTTTGCGAGGTCGGGACAACGAACCGCACGAAAATTGCCGATTATGAAAAAGCGATCGGCGAGAACACGCGTTTGATCTTGCGTGTCCACCCGTCAAATTACAGAATAGTCGGGTTTACGGCAATGCCCGCGGTCAGCGAACTCGCGGATCTCGCCCATAAGAACGGCATTGTGCTCTACGATGATATCGGCTCAGGTGCGCTCATCGACCTCAGCAAATACGGACTCGCGGATGAACCAGTTGTGGCTGATTCGATCCGCGATGGTGCCGATATAGTCTCGTTCAGCGGCGACAAACTGCTCGGCGGTCCACAAGCCGGCATCATCGCCGGACGGAGTGAATTAATAGAACGCATTAGAAAACATCCGCTCTATCGGGCCTTGCGGGTCGATAAACTTGCGTATGCGGCCCTTGAGGCGACGCTTTTGTCCTATCGGCGAGGGGCGGCGATCGAAGAGATACCGGTACTCACGATGCTGTCGGCGACAAAGGACGAGGTCAACGCACAGACCATCAGATTTGCTGCCGCATTGCGTTCGCGGGTCGGTGAGAGCTCAACTTTGAATTTCGAAATTTTAGACTCCCGATCCGCCGTCGGCGGCGGTGCCGCACCACTGGCGATGCCCGAGACGGTCGTGCTCGCTATCTCGGATTCGCGATATTCTGCAGCAGAATTAGGTGAGCGGCTTCGCAACTCGACTCCGGCGGTTATTGGGCGGATCGAGGATGACAAGGTCTTGCTCGATCTGCGGACGGTCGGTGAGGCTGACGAAGAATTGTTGAACGTGTTGAGCCGAGTCTAA
- the serC gene encoding 3-phosphoserine/phosphohydroxythreonine transaminase, producing the protein MSQQVYNFSAGPAVMPGAVLDRAAAEIRSVNGIGMSVMEISHRSLHFEKILIDAEQGLRDLLRVPDNFRILFLQGGASMQFSMVPINFLAADETADYVITGFWGRKALAEAKKCGSINVIYNNADGGYKSLPEQGELNFSPNAKYIHYVANETIEGVEFKYDIDGGGIPVVCDMSSNILSKPINWDKYSLVYNGAQKNIGPSGVAVVFIRDEMLEKVPQGLHTLLDYRAIAENVSMANTPNTWAIYMIGLVCEWLKGEGGVEAMEQRNVEKAGLLYKAIDSSDGYYTGHAGRDVRSMMNVSFHLPTPELDEQFCAEATEVGLDGLRGHRSLGGVRASIYNAMPRDGVVKLVDFMQEFSQRNS; encoded by the coding sequence ATGAGTCAACAAGTCTATAATTTCAGTGCCGGCCCTGCGGTGATGCCCGGCGCGGTACTAGACCGTGCCGCCGCCGAAATACGCTCAGTTAACGGTATCGGCATGAGTGTGATGGAGATCAGCCATCGTTCGCTGCACTTTGAGAAGATACTGATCGATGCGGAACAAGGCCTGCGCGATCTGCTCCGCGTTCCCGATAATTTCCGCATCTTGTTTCTGCAGGGCGGGGCGTCGATGCAATTTTCGATGGTGCCGATCAATTTCCTCGCTGCCGATGAAACCGCAGATTACGTGATCACGGGATTCTGGGGCCGCAAAGCCCTTGCCGAAGCGAAAAAATGCGGCAGCATCAATGTCATCTACAACAATGCCGATGGAGGCTACAAATCGCTGCCCGAGCAAGGCGAATTAAATTTCAGCCCCAACGCCAAATATATCCATTACGTCGCGAATGAGACTATTGAGGGCGTCGAGTTCAAATACGACATCGACGGCGGCGGCATTCCGGTCGTCTGCGATATGTCGTCTAATATCTTGTCGAAACCGATCAATTGGGACAAATATTCGCTCGTCTACAACGGTGCACAGAAAAATATTGGCCCGAGCGGCGTTGCGGTCGTTTTCATCCGCGACGAAATGCTCGAAAAGGTCCCGCAAGGGCTGCACACGCTGCTCGATTACCGTGCGATCGCCGAAAACGTTTCAATGGCGAACACACCGAACACCTGGGCGATCTACATGATCGGCCTGGTGTGCGAATGGCTTAAGGGCGAAGGCGGCGTGGAGGCGATGGAGCAGCGAAATGTCGAAAAAGCGGGCCTTCTTTATAAAGCGATCGACTCAAGCGACGGTTACTACACCGGCCACGCAGGTCGCGATGTGCGCTCAATGATGAACGTCTCATTTCACCTTCCAACGCCCGAGCTCGACGAACAATTCTGCGCCGAAGCAACAGAAGTCGGCCTCGACGGCCTTCGCGGCCACCGGTCTCTCGGCGGCGTCCGAGCGTCGATCTATAACGCCATGCCCCGCGACGGTGTCGTTAAATTGGTCGATTTTATGCAGGAATTTTCACAAAGGAACAGTTGA
- a CDS encoding YceH family protein, with translation MPEILTDIEARVLGSLVEKQLTTPEYYPLTLNALINACNQKSNRDPMVNYDETTVNQCLETLRDRNLVYVFYGSTSRVPKYKHMLPTVYELDPAETAIIDVMLLRGPQTLGELRTRTERLHGFSGLGEIQETLDGLARRDDPLVVRLPVQPGQKEARFAHLLSGEIDIEAFAVAQATRSTRSSVDAERVETLEEEVTSLRVEVEELKQTFQEFKKQFE, from the coding sequence ATGCCCGAAATACTAACCGACATCGAAGCCCGCGTTCTAGGATCCTTGGTTGAAAAACAGCTGACGACTCCCGAATACTACCCGCTCACGCTAAACGCGCTCATCAACGCCTGCAATCAAAAGAGTAACCGTGACCCGATGGTCAATTATGACGAAACGACCGTCAATCAGTGCCTCGAAACTCTGCGCGACCGCAATCTCGTCTATGTCTTTTACGGCAGCACCAGCCGCGTGCCCAAGTACAAACACATGCTGCCGACCGTTTACGAACTCGACCCTGCCGAAACGGCCATTATCGATGTTATGTTGCTTCGCGGGCCGCAGACGCTGGGCGAATTGCGCACGCGGACCGAGCGTTTGCACGGGTTCTCAGGCCTCGGTGAAATACAGGAAACGCTTGACGGCCTCGCTCGCCGCGACGACCCGTTGGTTGTAAGATTGCCCGTCCAGCCCGGCCAAAAAGAAGCACGATTCGCTCATCTCTTATCAGGCGAGATCGACATCGAGGCATTTGCGGTCGCCCAGGCAACACGTTCGACCCGAAGCAGCGTCGACGCAGAACGCGTCGAGACATTGGAAGAAGAAGTAACGAGTTTGAGAGTCGAGGTAGAGGAATTGAAGCAGACCTTCCAGGAATTCAAGAAGCAGTTCGAATAA
- a CDS encoding DinB family protein — translation MDRSAMIAELKNKYNAFTDFIGGLSEDDFLFSLNGEKWSAGQQIDHLCLSVKPLNRALSAPAFTLKAMFGKADHPSMSYDELVARYRAELAAGGTATAAFRPEVIPFSRKNELVNTLTELVSKLCSKIEKYDESELDVLVLPHPLLGKLTFREMFYFTIYHAEHHHQHSKQNLAARPAQGS, via the coding sequence ATGGATAGATCCGCGATGATCGCCGAATTGAAAAACAAATACAACGCCTTTACTGACTTTATCGGAGGGCTGTCCGAGGATGATTTCCTGTTTTCGCTAAATGGTGAGAAATGGAGTGCCGGCCAGCAGATCGACCATCTGTGCCTTTCGGTCAAACCGCTGAACAGAGCGCTCAGTGCTCCTGCGTTTACGCTAAAGGCGATGTTCGGAAAGGCAGATCACCCTTCGATGAGCTATGACGAATTGGTTGCCCGCTATCGAGCTGAACTTGCCGCCGGCGGAACTGCAACGGCGGCGTTTCGGCCGGAAGTTATACCGTTCAGCCGTAAAAATGAGCTTGTAAATACCTTGACAGAACTTGTTTCGAAGCTCTGCTCGAAGATCGAGAAATATGACGAAAGCGAACTCGACGTTCTCGTGCTCCCGCATCCGCTGCTCGGAAAGTTGACGTTTAGAGAGATGTTCTACTTCACGATCTACCACGCCGAACATCATCATCAGCACTCTAAGCAGAATCTCGCCGCAAGGCCGGCACAAGGGTCTTGA
- a CDS encoding PaaI family thioesterase: MAAMENTKSLQQQYSPESICFGCGPANEKGLHVNSYPEGDEVVAVWHAEPQHQAFPGMLNGGIIGTLLDCHSNWAATYFLMKRDGKAEPDCTVTADFHVKLLRPTPFDVAIHLRARVVESKEDRATVEAELIANDKVCATCRGTFVAVKEGHPAYHRW; this comes from the coding sequence ATGGCAGCTATGGAAAACACGAAGTCGTTACAGCAGCAATATTCGCCCGAGAGCATTTGCTTCGGCTGCGGCCCGGCAAATGAGAAAGGGCTGCATGTCAACAGTTATCCTGAGGGCGATGAGGTCGTTGCGGTGTGGCACGCTGAACCTCAACACCAGGCGTTTCCGGGAATGCTGAACGGCGGTATCATCGGCACTTTACTCGATTGTCACTCGAACTGGGCGGCGACGTACTTCCTGATGAAACGCGATGGCAAGGCCGAGCCCGATTGCACCGTTACCGCCGATTTTCACGTCAAACTGCTACGCCCGACGCCCTTCGACGTCGCGATACATCTGCGAGCCCGCGTCGTAGAATCAAAAGAGGACCGCGCGACAGTCGAAGCCGAGTTGATCGCCAACGACAAGGTCTGCGCAACATGCCGAGGCACTTTCGTCGCCGTCAAAGAAGGTCATCCGGCATATCACCGTTGGTAA